CTCGGCGGCGACCAGCAGATCGGCGCACAGATTGCGACCGGACAGGTACAGCTAGTCATTTTTCTGCGTGATCCGTTGACTGCGCAGCCGCACGAACCGGATATCACCGCGTTGCTGCGCGTCTGCGACGTCCATGATGTTCCTGTGGCCACCAATGCCGCTTGCGGCCATCTGCTCCTTTCCACGCTGGCCTAGTCGGCGCTTTGGCGCAAAAAAGAAGCTCCCTTACGGGAGCTTCTTTCACTAGCGACCATCCTTATAGACTCGTTGATAAATAAATGAGCAGCCCTCCATTTAAGAATCCTAAAATCTTTTTTCGGATCACTCGCCTTTTGTTCGGAATAAAAAACACACTACCCCGGGACTGGTTACAACCTGCACAGACTTGGAATGATGAGTTCCTCGACACTGGGCAATCCTGTGGACCTGTCTTTACTATAAGGATGGTGCTTGTCTAGAGAATAGCATAAACTTTGACAGATTGCAACATTATTTTTGACTATTCAGTCTTTTTCTTTTATTTTTTTTGAAAGGAGCCCGCGCATGAATTCACAATCCGTTCTGTCCTTTCAGCTCAAGAAAGAGCAGCTTTTCGCACTGCGCCAGATTCCCTTAAATGCACTCTCGCCGTTCACGCTCGACGCTTTGCCGCTTCCTCTGTCCGTTGAAACGCGTTCCCTTTCCCTGCGCCCGGATTTTCAAGCCGCGCTGGCGATTCTGGCACAGCCGCGTTTGCGTCTCGAATATCGCCAGGCCACAGGCGATCCAAGCTGGCGTTCGATAACGGCCTACGGCAGTCCCGGCAACGGCAATCAAGCCTTCGTCGTCCTTTTGCCTTCGCCGGAAGAAAATCTGACGCTGCTCTATTTCGCAAGCGCTGCCGATTACATAGCCTGGTGGCTGCAAAATTTCGCTCGCGTTGCACTCACTGCGCAGCCCGCGCTCAGCGCGCATGCGTTTGGCCTGCCGACGCTGCTTTGCCTTTTGCAAACCGTAGACAGCTACCGGCGTCTCGAACTCGAAGCTTTGCTGCGCTATGAAACGGCCGACGCTTTTGCCCTCAGTGAGGAAACGCTGCGCAGCCATTTGCATGCCGCTTGGAGCAAGCAGGACTTTCGCTGGCTGAGCATCGCCTTGCTGGCGCTGACGCCCGGTTTGCCGCAAACAGAACCGCAGTTATCCGAACAAGCCTTTCAAACGGCGTTCGAACTGGGTTTCCTCTCTTCGCACAGCAAGGCTACGCTGCAGCTCGGCCCGCAAGGTCAGCGCCTGTGCCGCGAACTGCAGCGCTCCCTTCTCGCGCCGCTCGGCTGCGAAGCGATGACGCTCGGCGAAAACGGTCTTTCCAGTCTCGCGCGTTTCTTTTTTCTTGCCAGTCAGGAAAGCAACCATCTTTTCTCGTTTTCACCCGCCAGCGCTGCACAGCTCACCTTCCGACATCAAGCCCTGACCTGCGCGGCTTTAGAGGAAAACATGACGGCTTGGCTTGCCGCTCTTTGCACGGCCGCCGCCAATACGGAGGCCGCAGCCGCACCTTTGCCCATAACAAACCGCATTCTCTGCAAGACCTGCGGCCATTTGGGCAACGTCGGCGCAAAATTTTGCATCAATTGCGGTTCTTTTTTAGAAAAAAATCCGAAATAGCCTGCGCCGCTGCCTTTTTAAAAAGGCAGCGGCGCAGAGTGTAGAGAATTGAAAAATAGAATGCGATAACACGAAGAGGCGAAGCGGGCCGCTCGTATCGGCCCGTTGGGAAGAAAGGAAGAAGAATTTAAAAATCCTTCCGATCTTCCCTTCTTCAACTCTTCGTGTAGAAAACGTCCCACTTGATTTCGTTTTGTCGACAGTCTCCGCCTTTCCTTAGCTGATGATTTTCTTTTCCAAAAGACGGACCGGCAAACGGCAAAAGAGAAGCGTTCCGAGCGCCAAGACCAGCGCGTGCAGCCAGAGATCAGCGCTGATTCGTCCCGTCGCCAGCGCCCGGCATACCTCCACGCTGTGAAAAAGAGGATTGAACCAATTCAGATACTGCAGCCAGAGCGGCAATGTATTGGCCGGGAAAAAAATGCCCGAAATCAGATACATCGGCGTAATCACCAGCGTAATATAATAATTCATATAATCGATATGGCCTACCCACGCCGTATAGGACAGGGCCAGAAGGGAGAACACCGCGCCCGGCAAGAGTAAAAAGAGCGGTATCAAGAGACTCCAGACCGACTGAAGCTGCCCCAATACGCCGATCACCAGCATAATGATCATGCCGAAGACCACGCTTTTCACCATCCCGAACAGCACTTCGCCGAGCACGATATCGCCGATCGTAGCCGGGCCGGCCAGGATCGCATGAAACGTCTTTTGAAAATGCAGCCGGATAAAGCTGGCATATGTGCATTCGAACGTGGCCGCCCACATCGCCGACGCGCCAACCATGCCCGGCGCCATGAACTGCACATAACTCATGCCGTCCATTTCCTGTACAAACGCGCCGAGACCAAAGCCCATCGCCGAGAGATACATGAACGGCTCCAAAAAGTTCATCATCACATTCGACCACCAATTGCGCCGAAAAACGATCATATGGCGTCGTAAAATCGCAAGCGCGACCATCGCTACCCCTCCTCTCGCCTGCCGGTCAATTGCAGGAACACATCTTCTAAGTTGGCCGCGCGCATATAGCAATTCGCCTGCGGCAAGCCGATCGATTCCAATTCCCGCCAGACTTTAATGCCGTCTTTGGCAAAGATAAACAGTCCTTCCGCCAGATAAACCGGACGACCGCCAATCGAAAGCACCGCTTCTTCAATCCGTTCCGGCAGACTTTCGAGCGGCGCCCTGACCTCGATGACGCACGGGTCGACCTGTTTGCTGACCAAATCCTCCGGCGTTCCTTCGGCCAGAATCTCGCCGTCGTTCATCAAAACGAGTCGATCACAAAGCTGCTCCGCCTCTTCCATGTAATGCGTCGTCAGGATCATCGTGACGCCCTCTTCTTTAAGGCGGCGCAGCTTCTGCCAGACAAGCCTTCTTCCCTGCGGATCGAGTCCGGTCGTCGGTTCATCGAGAATCAGCAATTCCGGCTTATTGATCAGCGCGCGCGCGATGACCAGACGCCGCTTATTGCCTCCGGACAGCGTTTCCACCGGCGCGTCGCGCTTCTCGCCGATTCCCATAAAGTCGAGCAAGGCCAGGCCGCGCTGTTTTGCTTCGCTGGCCTTCAACCCAAAATAACCGCCATAAGCGATCAAATTATCCAGCACCGTCAGATCCGGATCCAGGTTATCTTCCTGCGGCACAATCCCCAATCTGCCCTTCACCGCAGCCGAAGTCAATCCGTTTACCGCGCTTCCGAGCACCGTCAGTTCGCCCTCTTCCAGTTTCGACAAACCGTAGATCATCCGCATCGTCGTCGATTTTCCCGCGCCGTTATGTCCCAGGAAGCCGAAACATTCGCCCGCCTGAATCGAAAACGAAATGCCTTTTAGCGCTTCCAGTCCGCCATATCTTTTGCGCAATCCTTTGGCTTCCACTACCACCGCTCTGCTGCTCATGCCCTTCCCCCCCTTTCTTTTACTCTGCCCTTCTTCGTGTTAAAATGCCCCTGCAAATTCCTCTTTTCATTACAGAAAAAAGCGGCCCTAGGGCCGCTTTACTTTATTCCAACACCCTGATGATATTATACATCGAATCGCGCTCCACCGGAATGCGCCCCGTTTCACGAATCGTCCGGATGATCGCGGCCTGGCTCAGGCTCGTCTCCGCTTTGCCGCCTGCCGCATGAATGATTTTTTCCTCGCTTACCGTGCCGTCGATGTCATTTGCGCCAAAGCCCAGCGACAATTGCGCAACCGGCAGCGTCAGCATGACCCAGTAGGCTTTTATGTTCCGGAAATTATCGAGCAGCAAACGTGATATCGCCATCGTTTTCATTTCATCCCAAAGCGATGTGCGTCGCACCGCTTCATTCAATTCCGTATTTTTCGGATGAAACGGAAAACAGATAAAGGTCTGGAA
Above is a genomic segment from Azotosporobacter soli containing:
- a CDS encoding zinc ribbon domain-containing protein; its protein translation is MNSQSVLSFQLKKEQLFALRQIPLNALSPFTLDALPLPLSVETRSLSLRPDFQAALAILAQPRLRLEYRQATGDPSWRSITAYGSPGNGNQAFVVLLPSPEENLTLLYFASAADYIAWWLQNFARVALTAQPALSAHAFGLPTLLCLLQTVDSYRRLELEALLRYETADAFALSEETLRSHLHAAWSKQDFRWLSIALLALTPGLPQTEPQLSEQAFQTAFELGFLSSHSKATLQLGPQGQRLCRELQRSLLAPLGCEAMTLGENGLSSLARFFFLASQESNHLFSFSPASAAQLTFRHQALTCAALEENMTAWLAALCTAAANTEAAAAPLPITNRILCKTCGHLGNVGAKFCINCGSFLEKNPK
- the mgsA gene encoding methylglyoxal synthase, producing MKTIALIAHDRKKDLMLDFVKTHAAILSRHNLIATATTGRIIKEHTDLAVTAYLSGPLGGDQQIGAQIATGQVQLVIFLRDPLTAQPHEPDITALLRVCDVHDVPVATNAACGHLLLSTLA
- a CDS encoding ABC transporter permease, whose protein sequence is MVALAILRRHMIVFRRNWWSNVMMNFLEPFMYLSAMGFGLGAFVQEMDGMSYVQFMAPGMVGASAMWAATFECTYASFIRLHFQKTFHAILAGPATIGDIVLGEVLFGMVKSVVFGMIIMLVIGVLGQLQSVWSLLIPLFLLLPGAVFSLLALSYTAWVGHIDYMNYYITLVITPMYLISGIFFPANTLPLWLQYLNWFNPLFHSVEVCRALATGRISADLWLHALVLALGTLLFCRLPVRLLEKKIIS
- a CDS encoding ABC transporter ATP-binding protein — encoded protein: MSSRAVVVEAKGLRKRYGGLEALKGISFSIQAGECFGFLGHNGAGKSTTMRMIYGLSKLEEGELTVLGSAVNGLTSAAVKGRLGIVPQEDNLDPDLTVLDNLIAYGGYFGLKASEAKQRGLALLDFMGIGEKRDAPVETLSGGNKRRLVIARALINKPELLILDEPTTGLDPQGRRLVWQKLRRLKEEGVTMILTTHYMEEAEQLCDRLVLMNDGEILAEGTPEDLVSKQVDPCVIEVRAPLESLPERIEEAVLSIGGRPVYLAEGLFIFAKDGIKVWRELESIGLPQANCYMRAANLEDVFLQLTGRREEG